One Kitasatospora sp. NBC_01287 DNA window includes the following coding sequences:
- a CDS encoding Tn3 family transposase gives MCNTRYMDAAVTQLRSDGLDVRDEDGARLSPFVRHHINMLGRYSFQLPELPGGLRPLRDPDTVDEG, from the coding sequence CTGTGCAACACCCGCTACATGGATGCCGCAGTCACCCAGCTCCGCAGCGATGGCCTCGACGTCCGCGACGAGGATGGCGCCCGGCTCTCCCCGTTCGTACGCCACCACATCAACATGCTGGGCCGCTACTCGTTCCAGTTGCCCGAGCTGCCTGGTGGGCTGCGTCCCTTGCGGGATCCGGACACCGTCGATGAGGGATGA
- a CDS encoding alpha/beta fold hydrolase, whose protein sequence is MTAKAELIVDSGELQLWTERLGNSNDPAVLLVMGTAAPGIGWPDELVDVLAASGRQVIRYDHRDTGRSACVDFATHPYTLADMAADATAVLDGHGVAAAHIVGVSLGGAIGQWLAVHRPERVLTLTAMMTGPMGHSAGPAWARAMAGQAPDPSDLPPPTARFLAHLAQRAALPQGTRDEYVIANLETWRVLNGDILPFDEPAARRFVEASFDRTSNHSASLNHDLAGRHMTEDRLAPLSSIKAPTLVMHGTEDPLRPLPHGHALAEEIPHSRFQPIPGMGHTLFSPGLPQQIGEIIREHTA, encoded by the coding sequence ATGACTGCAAAAGCTGAATTAATTGTCGACTCTGGTGAATTGCAGCTGTGGACCGAACGGCTCGGCAACTCAAACGACCCGGCGGTCCTGCTGGTGATGGGGACCGCCGCACCAGGCATCGGATGGCCGGACGAGCTGGTGGATGTGCTGGCAGCCAGCGGTCGCCAGGTCATCCGCTACGACCACAGGGACACCGGCCGGTCCGCCTGCGTGGACTTCGCCACCCACCCCTACACGCTGGCAGACATGGCCGCCGACGCGACGGCCGTGCTCGACGGCCACGGAGTAGCCGCCGCGCACATCGTCGGGGTGTCCCTGGGCGGCGCGATCGGCCAGTGGCTGGCCGTGCACCGCCCTGAACGCGTACTGACTCTGACAGCGATGATGACCGGCCCGATGGGCCACAGCGCGGGCCCGGCTTGGGCACGCGCCATGGCCGGCCAGGCACCCGACCCCAGCGACCTACCGCCACCCACAGCACGCTTCCTGGCTCACCTCGCGCAACGCGCCGCTCTCCCGCAGGGGACTCGCGACGAGTACGTCATAGCGAACCTGGAGACGTGGCGAGTGCTCAACGGCGACATCCTTCCCTTCGACGAGCCTGCCGCTCGCCGCTTCGTGGAAGCCTCCTTCGACCGGACCAGTAACCACAGCGCGTCCCTCAACCACGATCTGGCAGGACGTCACATGACCGAAGACCGCCTCGCACCGCTGTCCTCGATCAAGGCCCCGACACTGGTCATGCACGGCACGGAAGATCCCCTGCGCCCGCTACCGCATGGCCATGCCCTCGCCGAGGAAATCCCTCATTCCCGATTCCAGCCGATTCCCGGCATGGGGCACACACTGTTCTCTCCTGGACTTCCCCAGCAGATCGGCGAAATCATTCGCGAGCACACCGCGTAG
- a CDS encoding site-specific integrase has product MPAVVLLPTGKAVTVRTAADLFLDSLGNPNTVRNYGIAVGKTAERIGEGRPFDSVADDELGEALELLWGSSAVNTWNARRGAVLSWTSWCAERGYDGPRVPVWARRLAAPNSETPVRSKMAIDRLIARRDVHLREKTLWRMLYETCARAEEVLGVNIEDLDLAGRRCRVKAKGAQPKARRRGQAREDFVLETVYWDAGTARLLPRLLRGRTRGPVFVTHRRPGPGKVVGPRDVCPDTGLARLSYGQARALLDEHTALGGPGTCWDLHEWRHSSLTHLGEAGASLLMLMAKSRHKKTENVRRYFKPSPEAIAEVTSLLAPGDSKR; this is encoded by the coding sequence GTGCCCGCCGTCGTTCTGCTCCCGACCGGGAAGGCGGTGACCGTCCGGACGGCGGCCGACCTGTTCCTCGACTCGCTCGGCAACCCGAACACCGTCCGGAACTACGGCATCGCCGTCGGAAAGACCGCCGAGCGGATCGGCGAGGGCAGGCCGTTCGACTCGGTGGCGGACGACGAGCTCGGGGAGGCGCTGGAGCTGCTGTGGGGCAGCTCGGCGGTGAACACCTGGAACGCCCGCCGCGGCGCGGTCCTGTCCTGGACGAGCTGGTGTGCCGAACGCGGCTACGACGGGCCGAGAGTGCCGGTGTGGGCAAGGCGGCTGGCGGCGCCGAACTCGGAGACCCCGGTGCGCTCGAAGATGGCGATCGACCGGCTGATCGCCCGCCGCGATGTGCACCTGCGGGAGAAGACGCTGTGGCGGATGCTCTACGAGACGTGCGCCCGGGCGGAGGAGGTCCTGGGTGTCAACATCGAGGATCTGGATCTGGCTGGCCGGCGCTGCCGGGTGAAGGCGAAGGGCGCTCAGCCCAAGGCCCGCCGCCGGGGCCAGGCGCGCGAGGACTTCGTGCTGGAGACGGTGTACTGGGATGCCGGCACCGCCCGGCTACTACCTCGCCTCCTCAGGGGCCGTACCCGCGGACCGGTGTTCGTCACCCACCGCCGCCCTGGCCCCGGGAAGGTCGTCGGCCCGCGCGACGTCTGCCCGGATACCGGGCTCGCCCGCCTCTCCTACGGACAGGCCCGCGCGCTGTTGGACGAGCACACCGCGCTCGGCGGGCCGGGCACTTGCTGGGACCTGCACGAGTGGCGGCACTCCTCCCTGACCCACCTCGGTGAGGCCGGCGCGAGCCTGCTGATGCTGATGGCGAAGTCCCGGCACAAGAAGACGGAGAACGTCCGTCGCTACTTCAAGCCCTCCCCGGAGGCGATCGCCGAGGTCACCAGCTTGCTCGCCCCGGGCGACAGCAAGAGGTAG